From the genome of Notolabrus celidotus isolate fNotCel1 chromosome 5, fNotCel1.pri, whole genome shotgun sequence, one region includes:
- the LOC117812578 gene encoding uncharacterized protein LOC117812578: protein MNTFLFLMCSIAILCAPLCGANDVGNATSAFSTGSPESSPANQTSNPSSMSGTISTAKVLLTSPVSKSQSLPSSATPKPNTVPNALSFKKECLYVYMVTGGLIILSFFLLLSTLLLACRVCHLNKRIKELSSNADLISISEYRIGTAKTDKSEPEKEPEETTVLMSDLSQNKEEMGNGTTKEEGENGQTGQDSKTEDGDKNKSEEAAATPAAVAESSSPSKGPEETNESPSAEATAASKSEGTGEPKDVV from the coding sequence ATGAACACCTTCCTCTTCCTGATGTGCAGCATAGCAATCCTGTGTGCACCATTGTGTGGAGCTAATGATGTTGGTAATGCCACCAGTGCATTTTCAACTGGTTCTCCTGAATCTTCACCAGCTAATCAAACATCGAATCCCAGCAGCATGTCTGGGACCATCAGCACTGCTAAGGTCTTGTTGACTTCCCCTGTCTCCAAAAGTCAAAGCCTGCCATCTTCCGCCACGCCAAAGCCCAACACGGTGCCGAATGCTTTGAGCTTCAAGAAGGAGTGTCTTTATGTGTACATGGTCACTGGCGGTCTGATCATACTCAGTtttttcctgctcctctctACTTTGCTGTTGGCTTGCAGAGTGTGCCACTTGAACAAACGCATCAAGGAGCTCAGTAGCAACGCCGACCTGATCAGCATCTCTGAATACCGGATTGGAACAGCCAAGACTGACAAGAGCGAGCCAGAGAAAGAACCTGAGGAGACCACTGTGTTAATGTCCGATCTGAGCCAAAACAAGGAGGAAATGGGTAATGGCACCAccaaagaagaaggagagaacgGACAAACAGGACAGGACAGTAAGACAGAGGATggggacaaaaacaagagtgAGGAAGCAGCGGCTACACCTGCAGCTGTTGCTGAGAGTTCATCCCCCTCAAAGGGACCAGAGGAGACAAATGAATCCCCGTCCGCTGAAGCCACAGCTGCCTCCAAGTCTGAGGGCACCGGGGAACCAAAGGATGTGGtgtag